The Clostridium sp. AWRP genome has a window encoding:
- a CDS encoding ATP-binding protein: MSVAYHSLIPIVVDILLLSLTLKIKIFDSTVIVSLLITIIFTTEFFIQTIEMFIFNIDLNQIFLNSEYLWIFIIVTKILQILIVLMIFKFNLYFIKLKLFKKEGVIFANLIIELGVFAIFVFCINYGIFNIDNIQIYNIIIFSIYFVFLIAKFRSLKEKHTLVNINAKYKVQESQIKNMEEIISIIRQEKHDFANHINVIQGLCMLNKPNTVERINDYVLKISDTVHSSFKYLDTGNDYIDGLLSIKNNYAAKNNIDFEVMIDEPFDLIKIRQDELISIISNLVDNAFEAFQSKTYTDYKEIAVSTFREHEDFCIEVADNGDVISESMKKRIFDKGFSTKTSKKSDHGFGLYIIKQLVEKNNGNIHVESTAENTKFLVKFKIEG; encoded by the coding sequence ATGTCAGTAGCATATCATTCACTGATTCCTATAGTAGTTGATATTTTATTACTTTCATTAACTTTAAAAATAAAAATTTTTGATTCTACAGTTATAGTATCGTTATTAATTACAATAATTTTTACTACGGAATTTTTTATCCAAACCATTGAAATGTTTATATTTAACATAGATTTGAATCAGATTTTTTTAAATTCTGAATATCTTTGGATTTTTATAATAGTTACTAAGATCTTGCAAATACTTATTGTATTAATGATTTTCAAATTCAACTTATATTTTATTAAACTCAAATTATTTAAAAAAGAAGGGGTTATATTTGCTAATTTAATAATTGAATTAGGCGTATTTGCTATATTTGTATTTTGTATTAATTATGGTATTTTTAATATAGACAATATTCAAATCTATAATATTATTATTTTTAGTATTTATTTTGTATTTTTAATAGCAAAATTTAGGAGCTTAAAAGAAAAACATACCCTTGTAAACATAAATGCTAAGTATAAAGTTCAAGAAAGCCAAATTAAAAATATGGAAGAAATAATTAGTATAATAAGGCAGGAAAAACATGATTTTGCTAATCACATAAATGTCATACAAGGACTATGTATGTTAAACAAGCCTAATACTGTTGAAAGAATAAATGACTATGTGTTAAAAATTTCAGATACCGTACATTCCTCTTTTAAGTACTTGGATACAGGAAATGATTACATAGATGGACTATTGTCTATCAAAAATAACTATGCTGCGAAAAATAATATAGATTTTGAAGTGATGATCGATGAACCTTTTGACTTGATAAAAATTAGGCAGGATGAGTTGATAAGCATTATAAGTAATCTAGTAGACAATGCTTTTGAGGCATTCCAATCTAAAACATATACAGATTATAAAGAGATCGCCGTAAGTACCTTTAGAGAGCATGAGGATTTTTGCATTGAAGTAGCTGACAATGGGGATGTTATTTCAGAAAGTATGAAAAAAAGGATTTTTGATAAAGGTTTTTCTACGAAAACCAGCAAAAAAAGTGACCATGGTTTTGGACTATACATTATCAAACAGCTAGTTGAAAAAAATAATGGAAATATACATGTTGAAAGCACTGCAGAAAACACTAAATTTTTAGTAAAATTTAAGATAGAAGGATAA
- a CDS encoding cyclic lactone autoinducer peptide encodes MKNLKKSLLSKTMKTVGSLSLFLAAIVITPTSLGGAHQPKCPDEFLK; translated from the coding sequence ATGAAAAATTTAAAAAAATCTTTATTAAGCAAAACAATGAAAACAGTAGGTTCATTATCTCTATTTTTGGCAGCAATAGTTATAACTCCTACGTCATTAGGTGGTGCTCATCAGCCCAAATGCCCTGATGAATTTTTAAAGTAA
- a CDS encoding accessory gene regulator B family protein has protein sequence MDELIGSIVKKISETNPQFSDLELKKMEYGLLCIFDEITKIIPYFIIFWLFSLQQYYIVILIFFCPIRIFSGGYHAKTYWGCFFISFIAFLSIIIVGKYVSFNTYILLMLEFISFVLICIFSPVDNINKRIKSKERRMKLKYVSIAITSFLIILCCFLPHKFLNTAVISIASAAAFMVAGKFK, from the coding sequence ATGGATGAACTTATAGGATCTATAGTAAAGAAAATTTCTGAAACAAACCCACAATTTTCTGATTTGGAACTAAAAAAGATGGAATATGGATTACTTTGTATCTTTGATGAAATAACAAAAATTATTCCATACTTTATTATATTTTGGCTGTTTTCATTGCAGCAGTATTATATAGTTATTCTTATATTTTTTTGCCCAATAAGGATATTCTCAGGAGGGTATCATGCAAAAACCTATTGGGGATGTTTTTTCATTAGTTTTATTGCATTTTTATCTATAATAATTGTTGGAAAATATGTTTCATTTAATACATACATATTGTTGATGTTGGAGTTTATTTCCTTTGTACTTATTTGTATTTTTTCTCCTGTAGATAATATTAATAAAAGGATAAAAAGTAAAGAACGAAGAATGAAACTTAAATATGTTTCTATAGCAATTACGTCCTTTTTAATTATATTATGCTGCTTTTTACCACATAAGTTTTTAAATACTGCAGTAATATCCATTGCTAGTGCAGCAGCATTTATGGTTGCTGGTAAATTCAAATAA
- a CDS encoding cyclopropane-fatty-acyl-phospholipid synthase family protein, producing the protein MGLDKMFFKKFLQGVFSDTVVVKYWDGSEEKYGDGDIKFKVCMNKPISEKDILRDPFLTLGEAYMDGVLDFEGNIREILESVYKNKESFLNKADVFSKVYKILPNTLKRSKTDVQYHYDQGNDFYSLWLDKTMSYSCAYFKYENDSLYQAQLNKVDHILKKLNLKEGQTLLDIGCGWGELILMAAKKYGVKAVGITLSKEQLKKANERIKENNLQEQVEVRLADYREIADKKEKFDRIVSVGMIEHVGRKNLSTYMEDVRDMLNSGGVSLLHCITAQTEGEVNEWIKRYIFPGGYIPSIRELVSLMADNDLHLVDAESLRLHYFRTLKCWAENFESAMDEVKKMKDTRFIRMWRLYLNACAASFHYGVVDIHQFVFTKGLNNELPMTRKYLYED; encoded by the coding sequence ATGGGATTAGATAAAATGTTTTTTAAAAAATTTTTACAGGGTGTTTTTTCAGACACTGTAGTAGTTAAATATTGGGATGGTTCTGAAGAAAAGTATGGAGATGGAGACATAAAATTTAAAGTATGTATGAATAAACCCATTTCTGAAAAAGACATACTGCGAGATCCTTTTCTTACTTTAGGAGAGGCATATATGGATGGGGTTCTTGATTTTGAAGGAAATATTAGAGAAATATTAGAATCAGTATATAAGAATAAAGAAAGTTTTTTAAATAAGGCAGATGTATTTTCCAAAGTGTACAAAATACTTCCAAATACTTTAAAGAGAAGTAAAACGGATGTACAGTATCACTATGATCAGGGAAATGACTTCTACAGTTTATGGCTTGATAAAACAATGAGTTATTCTTGTGCATATTTTAAGTATGAAAATGATTCCCTTTATCAGGCACAATTGAATAAGGTAGATCATATATTGAAAAAACTTAATTTAAAAGAGGGACAAACACTTTTAGATATAGGATGTGGATGGGGAGAACTCATTCTCATGGCTGCAAAAAAATATGGAGTAAAAGCTGTAGGCATAACTTTAAGTAAGGAACAATTAAAAAAAGCAAATGAAAGAATAAAAGAAAATAATTTACAGGAGCAAGTTGAAGTTAGACTGGCAGACTATAGAGAAATTGCAGATAAAAAAGAAAAATTTGATAGAATAGTAAGCGTAGGAATGATTGAACATGTGGGAAGAAAAAATCTGTCTACTTATATGGAAGATGTAAGAGATATGTTAAATTCAGGAGGAGTGTCACTTCTTCATTGTATTACTGCACAAACAGAAGGAGAAGTTAATGAATGGATAAAGAGATACATATTCCCAGGAGGATATATACCATCTATAAGGGAATTAGTTAGTTTAATGGCAGATAATGATCTTCACCTTGTGGATGCAGAAAGTTTGAGACTTCATTATTTTAGAACATTAAAATGTTGGGCTGAAAATTTTGAAAGTGCTATGGATGAAGTTAAAAAAATGAAAGATACTAGATTTATAAGAATGTGGAGACTTTACTTAAATGCTTGCGCTGCTTCATTTCATTATGGGGTAGTAGATATACATCAGTTTGTATTTACAAAAGGACTTAATAATGAACTGCCAATGACAAGAAAATATTTGTATGAAGATTAA
- a CDS encoding aspartyl-phosphate phosphatase Spo0E family protein: MSEIEEILQKITELRKKLENLIEQKKNLLDPEVVVASQMLDSILNEYNRIVKSKTDS, translated from the coding sequence ATGAGTGAAATTGAAGAAATATTGCAAAAAATAACTGAATTAAGAAAAAAGCTAGAGAATTTAATTGAGCAAAAGAAAAATTTGCTTGATCCAGAAGTTGTTGTTGCAAGTCAAATGTTGGATTCAATTTTAAATGAATACAATAGAATAGTAAAAAGTAAAACGGACAGTTAA
- a CDS encoding hemolysin family protein: MDVTWQSIIFELMLLLVLTVINAFFSAIEMAIVALNKSRINYLAEEGNKKAKKILKLLKEPNNFLATIQVGITLAGFLASAFAATTLSEKFSFFLVKLHVPYSDKLSVIIITVLLSYVTLVFGELFPKRIALQKSEMISMALINPTLFISKLMLPFVKLLSGSTNILLKICNISTENIEDEVSEEEIRSMIELGQETGVFNQSEKKMIEGIFKFDDKLAKEVMTPRTEVFVIDINDIDSDTIESIIEEKYSRIPVYMDDIDNIIGILYVKDLFVKLMKTSADNIDIEPLLRTPYFIPENKNIDVLFKELQSTKNHMAILIDEYGGFSGIVTIEDLIEEVMGNIFDEYDDNDQYINKIDQDTYLVSGLVSIDEVNEFLNLELESDNSDTIGGFVIELLGSIPKEGEENTVEYENIIFKVEKVDEKRIESLKIYIPNESHSNEN, translated from the coding sequence ATGGATGTTACCTGGCAGAGTATAATATTCGAACTTATGTTGTTATTAGTACTCACGGTGATTAATGCATTTTTTTCAGCCATAGAAATGGCTATAGTTGCTTTAAACAAAAGTAGAATTAATTATTTAGCAGAAGAGGGAAATAAAAAGGCAAAGAAAATATTGAAGTTATTAAAAGAACCAAATAATTTTCTAGCTACTATACAGGTGGGCATAACTCTTGCTGGATTTTTAGCTAGTGCGTTTGCAGCTACTACATTGTCGGAGAAGTTTTCATTTTTTTTGGTTAAACTTCACGTTCCCTATAGTGACAAACTGTCTGTAATTATAATTACAGTGCTATTATCATATGTTACCCTTGTATTTGGAGAATTATTTCCAAAGAGAATTGCACTTCAAAAATCAGAAATGATATCAATGGCATTAATAAATCCAACTTTGTTTATAAGTAAGTTGATGTTACCCTTTGTAAAATTACTTTCAGGTTCTACTAATATCCTTTTAAAAATATGTAACATAAGTACAGAAAATATTGAAGATGAAGTATCTGAAGAAGAAATTAGATCCATGATAGAACTTGGACAGGAGACAGGAGTTTTTAATCAATCTGAAAAGAAAATGATAGAGGGAATATTTAAGTTTGATGATAAGCTAGCAAAAGAAGTTATGACTCCTAGAACAGAAGTATTTGTTATAGATATAAATGATATAGATTCAGATACAATTGAAAGTATTATTGAAGAAAAATATTCTAGAATACCTGTTTATATGGATGATATAGACAATATAATAGGTATATTGTATGTTAAGGATCTGTTTGTGAAACTTATGAAAACTTCTGCAGATAATATAGATATAGAGCCACTACTTAGAACACCTTATTTTATACCGGAAAATAAAAATATAGATGTACTTTTTAAAGAACTCCAAAGTACTAAAAATCATATGGCAATTTTAATTGACGAATATGGTGGATTTTCTGGAATTGTAACTATAGAAGACTTGATTGAAGAGGTAATGGGAAATATATTCGATGAGTATGATGATAATGACCAGTATATAAATAAAATTGATCAAGATACTTATTTAGTAAGTGGATTAGTATCAATAGATGAAGTAAATGAATTTTTGAATTTGGAATTGGAATCAGATAACTCAGATACTATAGGTGGCTTTGTAATAGAACTCTTAGGAAGTATTCCTAAGGAAGGAGAAGAAAATACTGTTGAATATGAAAATATAATTTTCAAAGTGGAAAAAGTAGATGAGAAGAGGATAGAGAGCTTAAAGATATATATTCCAAATGAAAGTCATAGTAATGAAAATTAA